The following are encoded in a window of Gammaproteobacteria bacterium genomic DNA:
- a CDS encoding neutral zinc metallopeptidase, whose translation MRWRDLRRSRNVEDRRDESPSAERGGGGGVRLGGTGLLLVLVASLIFGVNPLEVMNLLGNAPTTSVPRQTPPRSPSPDDPMADFVSAILGDTEDVWSRWFQTQGGQYPPPKLVLFRDAVQSACGFANAAVGPFYCPGDRQVYLDLAFFQELSQRFGAPGDFARAYVIAHEIGHHVQNVIGLSEKIQAQRRQLPEAQANALSVLMELQADCLAGIWGHFAQQQGVLEPGDIEAALRAAAAIGDDRLQRQARGVVIPDSFTHGTSQQRTQWFTRGLETGDVKACNTFVAQRP comes from the coding sequence ATGCGTTGGCGTGATCTTCGGCGCAGCCGGAATGTGGAAGACCGACGTGATGAATCCCCTTCCGCGGAGCGAGGCGGAGGGGGCGGCGTGCGGCTCGGTGGGACGGGGTTGCTGCTAGTGCTGGTGGCCAGCCTGATCTTCGGGGTCAATCCGCTGGAGGTGATGAATCTGCTGGGGAATGCGCCGACCACCTCGGTCCCCCGGCAAACGCCGCCCCGGTCGCCCTCTCCGGATGATCCAATGGCGGACTTTGTCAGCGCCATTCTGGGCGATACCGAAGATGTGTGGAGCCGCTGGTTTCAGACCCAGGGTGGTCAGTATCCGCCGCCAAAGCTCGTTTTGTTTCGTGATGCGGTGCAATCCGCCTGCGGTTTCGCCAATGCGGCGGTGGGTCCGTTCTATTGCCCCGGCGACCGACAGGTTTATCTCGATCTGGCGTTTTTCCAGGAACTGTCCCAACGCTTCGGCGCCCCTGGCGATTTTGCGCGCGCCTACGTCATTGCCCACGAGATCGGCCATCATGTCCAGAACGTGATCGGCCTCTCCGAAAAGATTCAGGCGCAACGACGACAACTGCCCGAAGCGCAAGCCAACGCTCTGTCGGTATTAATGGAATTACAGGCGGATTGTCTGGCCGGGATTTGGGGCCATTTTGCCCAACAACAGGGTGTACTGGAGCCTGGCGACATCGAGGCGGCGCTGCGCGCCGCCGCCGCAATCGGAGATGATCGTCTCCAGCGACAGGCGCGCGGCGTGGTAATCCCTGATTCTTTCACGCACGGCACCTCGCAACAACGCACACAATGGTTCACGCGAGGGCTGG